GGAAAACACCCCCATACTCGCCAATCCCGTTTCTTGTACACCATTTTTTGACAATTCATCCGAACAGAACGATAAAAGCTTAGGAGAGGCGAGTAAACAAAAGACTGAAAGCAACGCAATAAAACAATCAGAACATGGTAAACAAAAACTGGCAAAGGCCAAGTTTTCAGAAAAATCAGTTCATTGAGGATAGAAAGCAAGACCCGGTCAAAGTTCCTCGTCTTCAAGGTCTCTATTGGTGCCATCGAGTTTGGGCTCACCATGCGGTTCCCCAGTTTCACCATTTTGAGCCGATTCCTCTTGAACAGAGGCAGCACGACTACTGCCATTGCTGACCACGAGGGCCTCGAGGGCCTCATTGGCATGGGTATTCTCCATAGCCTGATTGTCAGCTTCAGGATCAATTTCTTGGTTGGTCAAGTCAGCAAATACGTCGTCCAGGTTCTGACGAGGGCTGCTGCTCGCGAACTGAGGATCATGACCAAAGCGTGGAGGGCTGAAAAGGGAAGTTTCCAGGTCTGGCTGGGGAGGAGAGCGTGGTAGGAATGAGGGGGACTGAGAAGCGGCTGCGTGGGGCAGGAATGCCGAGGACGACGTAGGTGTAAACGCGGGTGTGGAATCGCTTGCAGGCAATGAATAGTTTGCAGAGAATGGATATGGTGCAGCATTTGGATCTGTCATCTGAGCCAACGTTGGACCTGTGCTAGGAGGTTGTCCACTACTAGAAGGGGGCGGTACTGGTTGCATGGATGCAGGTTGACTAGGACCCGGCTGCGATTGAGCGTCAACAGATTTCCGTTTGGTTAAGCCAATGTGCTTAGGGCGAAGATGCTCCGGGAGATCCTCAGGACGATTTACACCAAGCTGGGCCATGATTTTCTGCTGCTTGGTCGGTCGCGGCTTTCGTGTCGACAGAGATTGCTCCAGAATTGGAGGGGGTTCTGGTGCGACGGGTGCCCACTTGTGTATCTCCTGCCGGAAGAAATTCGTCTCAAACGTGAGAAGAACCTCAGCACCCTCGATTTTGCGGAGGTAGAATATCAAAGTAGGGACTTCCTCGGTCGTTGTGCAGGCAGCATTAGTGAAGCCATGCAGGAAATCGCGGAAGGCTGTCGCTTGATTAATGATGCTCTCAAgaacttcttcttcctccggCTGGAAAGGCAAAGTTGCGATCTCCGCGTGCCAATCTTGCAGATCCTCAAGCTTGGGACGTGCAGCATCGCGCGGAATCTTTTGACGCCAATCGCAGATTGGGCAGGTGTATTTGTCGAATTCTTTTACTTTACCACGAGCAATCTTCAAACATTTGCCATGATACCTACATAGGTCAGTAAACTAAACTAGAAGCTCAATGGTTGTTGACTTACCATTCGTGGCAGACTTCACATTCAATCATCATCCCTGCTTCAGGATGCCTGCAAATACAGAACACATCTCGCTTGAGTGACTTTGGGCCCCACATGTTGGTAGGATTGCCAGGATTCTCAAGCAAACCTTCTGGCGAATTGTCTCGAGATGAAGGCTCCACAGGCGGTCGGTAGCTGTCCTCTAGGTCGAAACAGTACGAGTTCCGCTTCTCGACATATTCCATATGGGATCTCAGAATATGAAGTGGAGCGTTCGCCTTGCCGAAGAGctttttcccttttctcATCCAGTCTTCATGACGCTTTTGTTCACGTTCCAAGTCAATTGCCCCGATAGGTCGACTCGTCAAATGCTCGAGAGATTCCATAAGGTCGCGTATGTCCTTGTACCTGGGCCGATTTTTCATCTCCACGTCCTTGCTCTTTTCATACAGAGTCTGGATCCGTTTCTGCGCTTCACGCTGCTTGGTCAATATAGCATCGACGGCCGCGAGAGTATCAGGTGAAACAGGAAAACGAGACGCTTGCGCAGAGAGAGCTTCTAATTGCTGGTAGTGAACAGCTTCAACAGACATTAATTCCTTGGCCTTCATTTCCCACGCATCCCCATGACGAGCAAGCTCCTTGAAATGAACCAAGTGTTCATTGGTAGCAGAAAGGCCGAGCTGCTCCGCACCAGCGACAAGTTCCTGACAATCGGTAAGGGTCATGTGCTGGTCTCGTTTGCGCGTAGCTTGTTCAATCCATTTGATTTGGCGGGAGACTTGCTCTAGGTGTTCCAGTTCCGGGACTTCCACATTGAAATTTTTGCCGCGTTCAATCagttcttcaatttcttggAGAGGGCGGGTGTGTGGATGCATGAGAGCACTATTAATATCTTGTTGAAATTTCTCTATTTCGCGGGTTTTCTCTTCCAGCGCCGCCATCTGTGGACAGTCGAACGAAAGTTTATCAGCCTCTGCCTGAAGGGCGTAGATATGTTCGATTCTGCGGACTTCGCGATCGCGATCGTCCAGCTGCGCTGCCTTGGTACTGGCTCTGCGCCAAGCCTTCTCGTTTTTTCTCCGGTTCTGCTGCTTCCGGGTAATGTAGTTGTTGGCTTCTTCAACCCATTTATCGCAACGCTGGACGAAGGCCGCAAGATCTTGAAGGCCTGGCAAGTGGTATGGGATTTTCTCACCTTCATTGAGCAAATTATGAAGGGCCTTAAGCTGAGGCTTCGGTTCATTCTCCAGGGTTTTGTCGAGCTTTTCAGACCATGCTTCAGGGATTCTGGCCCGTTCTTGGACTTTTTGAACGAGCAACTGCAAATCATCATCACTCAGGCGATAACGGAGGGTGTGTCTTGAGCCGCACAGCTTCTGAGCAAAGGTTTCACCACAGCAGTCATAGGTGTCAACGTGCGACAAACAAACAGTCTTGCCTGATTTGTGGCAACGGAACTGAGTGAGGTAAGCGTAGGCTTTGCAGTGTTGGCACTGGTAATCATCCTCAGGAAGGTCTTCGTTTTCAACTACGAATCTCGGCTGCGCGTCGTCTTTCATGGCGTCAGGACCAAAGCCTGGGGTGCGAGCAGACACTTCCTTTTGCCGGTATAGGAAGGCAGCCCGTTCACCCAGTTCACGAGTGCAAGTTCTGGCTAGTGCAGGCGCAAGCCACTTTGCCGTGGCAATAGTAGTATCACGTGCAGCAGCGGTAAGAAGTAGTTCATCGTGGGAGAAACATGGGTGCCTGCGGAAATTTTGAAGACGCTCAACACCTGCTGCACCGTATGGCTCCCAGTCTGCAGGCGCGAAGTTTACTGCTTCATTGAAATTAAAGCCGTGATTGAAGCCGGCATGGTATGCTTGAGGGAACGTGAGCACAAATTGACCAGCTCGCTGATCCACCGCATAAACGTTGACACCGGCCTTGCGAAGCTTGTCCGGTGGCATCAAGGTGACGAGCTGGAAAAGAAGATCGGGTTGGCCTTCAAAAAGCTCCGGAACTGCATCCCGCATGGCCGCCTCAAAGGCCTCTGCATCGGCACCTGGAATTCCATACCAGGTCTTGGTAGCACCAAAATGTTGGTAATTGGCTGAATAAGCGTAGTGATCCTCATTATGCCAGCAGAAAGTGGAGAAACACATCCCCACATAGACCCAGGGAACGGTCATGCCAGAGATATCAGACTTGATGTAACGGAAGAGCGAGTCTCCATAGAATGGAAGGACGTTTAGATTCCAGGGATCTGACGAAAATGGGTCAAGGGGATTCCGCTCGATAGTAGGGAATCCACTTCCATGCGTAGTAGAATGGATGTCTGCGCCGTATTCGACTTCAACCGTCTCATGTAGATCAACGACAAGCTTCCAGAATTCGGCCTCCACGTCGTCCTCAGTTTCGCGTCGGTGGGTGTTCAGAACAGGGTCGAATGGCATTTTGGAAGCGAAGTATTTCTTCTTGAACTCATTGGCCTTCTCTTGGAACTGTTTTAGTGAGTAAACACCGCCGTCTTCAAATCCAAATTCACCTGTGCCAACTAAGCATTTCGGGCAGTGCCAGTCGTGTTCTGTGGGCGTGGTAGTAGACGGATCAAGACACGCTTTGTGATATCCAAGCTCGCAACCGTCGCAGACAAGAATCGACCCTTGATCATCCGATTTGCCACAGGTCTCGCATTTCTGTTCATAAATCAGTATTTCATTGAAACGCTTCCACGAACAGCCGCCTACCTCTCCGGCTGGCTGGGAGCCATCCTTGCGCGATCTAACCGGCGCTGGGCGAAGAAGTGACATGTGAGAGCCCGCAACCGTTGGGAAGGAATCTGGAAGTGGCATTAGATTAGGCTAGCTTAGAGTATTGGAAGAGCAACGAAAAGTGTACCTTTCTTCAGACGCTTGCTGCGTCGACCGcttccatcatcatcatcgccgtTTTCACACTGAGAACTTTCCTCGCGGCTGATAGCACGCTTAAGAGACTCCTCATCATGAGCATTTGTTGGCGTCGAGATGGAAGCATGCTCAGGAACGACTTTGGGCGTTGACGTGCCATTCTCTCCCTCCCGCTTGATTGGCGGGCCATTGTTCACAGGGGTGAAAGGGGAGTGGTTGACGGCGGTAAAGCC
Above is a window of Penicillium digitatum chromosome 2, complete sequence DNA encoding:
- a CDS encoding PHD transcription factor (Rum1), putative, with the translated sequence MGAPASAGATSTAAAAQPTRSSSTHPSHSHNVPLSARRSTPLDLSTVERRGQPNNPREPSKRIRPHGIPEAPTFRPTEEEFKDPVAYIQKIAPEGKKYGICRVIPPEGWQPTFAIDTERFHFKTRRQELNSVEGGNRANMNYVDGLAMFHKQHGTNYSRLPSVDKRPLDLYKLKKAVESRGGFESVCKTKKWAEIGRDLGYSGKIMSSLSTSLKNSYQRYLQPYEEYLARAKPGVQQQLELEHGGPYTPSPLQSPMTHKPMFDENGTPSKVRDETPSLPRMATSHTPMAYTPMAHTPMEKSPEKPTPPIEPTPPPSSRPAAAGFTPVNSSLGGFTAVNHSPFTPVNNGPPIKREGENGTSTPKVVPEHASISTPTNAHDEESLKRAISREESSQCENGDDDDGSGRRSKRLKKDSFPTVAGSHMSLLRPAPVRSRKDGSQPAGEKCETCGKSDDQGSILVCDGCELGYHKACLDPSTTTPTEHDWHCPKCLVGTEKANEFKKKYFASKMPFDPVLNTHRRETEDDVEAEFWKLVVDLHETVEVEYGADIHSTTHGSGFPTIERNPLDPFSSDPWNLNVLPFYGDSLFRYIKSDISGMTVPWVYVGMCFSTFCWHNEDHYAYSANYQHFGATKTWYGIPGADAEAFEAAMRDAVPELFEGQPDLLFQLVTLMPPDKLRKAGVNVYAVDQRAGQFVLTFPQAYHAGFNHGFNFNEAVNFAPADWEPYGAAGVERLQNFRRHPCFSHDELLLTAAARDTTIATAKWLAPALARTCTRELGERAAFLYRQKEVSARTPGFGPDAMKDDAQPRFVVENEDLPEDDYQCQHCKAYAYLTQFRCHKSGKTVCLSHVDTYDCCGETFAQKLCGSRHTLRYRLSDDDLQLLVQKVQERARIPEAWSEKLDKTLENEPKPQLKALHNLLNEGEKIPYHLPGLQDLAAFVQRCDKWVEEANNYITRKQQNRRKNEKAWRRASTKAAQLDDRDREVRRIEHIYALQAEADKLSFDCPQMAALEEKTREIEKFQQDINSALMHPHTRPLQEIEELIERGKNFNVEVPELEHLEQVSRQIKWIEQATRKRDQHMTLTDCQELVAGAEQLGLSATNEHLVHFKELARHGDAWEMKAKELMSVEAVHYQQLEALSAQASRFPVSPDTLAAVDAILTKQREAQKRIQTLYEKSKDVEMKNRPRYKDIRDLMESLEHLTSRPIGAIDLEREQKRHEDWMRKGKKLFGKANAPLHILRSHMEYVEKRNSYCFDLEDSYRPPVEPSSRDNSPEGLLENPGNPTNMWGPKSLKRDVFCICRHPEAGMMIECEVCHEWYHGKCLKIARGKVKEFDKYTCPICDWRQKIPRDAARPKLEDLQDWHAEIATLPFQPEEEEVLESIINQATAFRDFLHGFTNAACTTTEEVPTLIFYLRKIEGAEVLLTFETNFFRQEIHKWAPVAPEPPPILEQSLSTRKPRPTKQQKIMAQLGVNRPEDLPEHLRPKHIGLTKRKSVDAQSQPGPSQPASMQPMTDPNAAPYPFSANYSLPASDSTPAFTPTSSSAFLPHAAASQSPSFLPRSPPQPDLETSLFSPPRFGHDPQFASSSPRQNLDDVFADLTNQEIDPEADNQAMENTHANEALEALVVSNGSSRAASVQEESAQNGETGEPHGEPKLDGTNRDLEDEEL